From a single Buchnera aphidicola (Cinara kochiana kochiana) genomic region:
- the leuD gene encoding 3-isopropylmalate dehydratase small subunit, producing the protein MQKFIKHIGVIVALDISNIDTDIIIPKQFLQKIDRVGFGKKLFYNWRFLDSSGKKENPNFILNKDIYRNASILLTRNNFGCGSSREHAVWALMDYGFKVIIAHSFSDIFVNNCLNNRLLLISLPKKLIDKLFFILKMKSKIICMIDLLKEIIMVHNHSIQFKIDPIKKQSIMYGFDNIDYTLKHEEKINLYEKNHSIYNFY; encoded by the coding sequence ATGCAAAAATTTATAAAACACATTGGAGTTATAGTTGCTTTAGACATATCAAATATTGATACAGATATAATTATTCCAAAACAATTTTTACAAAAAATTGATAGAGTTGGATTTGGCAAAAAATTATTTTACAATTGGAGATTTTTAGATTCTTCAGGAAAAAAAGAAAATCCTAATTTTATTTTAAATAAAGATATTTATCGTAATGCTAGTATTTTATTAACACGCAATAATTTTGGATGCGGTTCTTCTAGAGAACATGCTGTGTGGGCTTTAATGGATTACGGTTTTAAAGTAATTATTGCTCATAGTTTTTCCGATATTTTTGTAAATAATTGCTTAAATAATCGTTTATTATTAATCTCTCTTCCTAAAAAATTAATAGATAAATTATTTTTTATATTAAAAATGAAATCCAAAATTATTTGCATGATTGATTTACTAAAAGAAATAATTATGGTGCATAACCATTCTATACAATTCAAAATTGATCCTATTAAAAAACAATCTATTATGTATGGATTTGATAATATCGATTATACTTTAAAACATGAAGAAAAAATAAATTTATATGAAAAAAATCATTCTATATATAATTTTTATTAA